The DNA segment GCGGCCTCGGGGAGGTGTTCGATCAGCTGGCCCGCCGTGGGGGCGGCCTGCGCCCCGAACTGGGTCAGCAGCCAGGCCAGTGTCTCCAGCGTCCCGGCAGAAACGTCCACGCCCGGCGCTGTCCAGAGCATCCCCACGGTGCCCGCGGTGCGGTCGGCCGCCAGCAGGGGCAGGAGCTGGCCCTCTGGGGGCAGCAGGCTCTCCAGCAGGGACCAGTCCCCTGCCGTGCGGGTCGTGGCCGACACGGAGAGCTTCACCAAGCTGCTCTCGTGCGGGAAGAGCACAAAAGCATCTGGCAGAGCGGAACCCGACAGCGTGGCCTGAAGCAGGCTACAGAAGGCCGGAAGAGGAAGGGGCAGGGGGTGCATGTTGAATCCATCCCACTGTAGTTGCCGCAGGGAGGCCGCGTGGACGCATATGCGGCAGGTGCCGGGGACCATGAAAATCCCCGGCACCCGCCCTAAAGGGTCCCCTTTAAGGCACGGTCACCTGGAAACAGACGCTGCCGCCCGCGCCTGGGTTCAGCGCGGCCAGCCGCACCACCACCTGCTGCCCCGTGACGTCGCCGTCATCGTCGCCGGTCTGGTCCGTCAGGGCGACGCCATCGCGGGCCAGGGTGCCGGGGACGTACTGGAGCGGGAGAGTCAGGTGGTCGGCCAGGACGAGCTGAGTCAGGGGGTCCACTCCGAGGTTGCGGTAGTCCAGGCAGTACTCCAGCCGCTCACCGGGAAAAGCATCGGAGCTGAGGCCCGAGCCTGCGCCGTGCCGCGTCAAGTTGCGGACGCGCTTGGTCAGGGTGGCCGCCTGCTGGTCCGTCACCGCCGTCGTGTCGGTGACGCCGCGAGGGTCCTGCACCGGGCGGCCTTCCCAGGTCAGGGTCGCCGTGACAGTTGCGGTATCTACTGTGCCGGTGGGCTGTCCGGCCGGGACCCGGACCTCAACTTCCAGAGCGCAGGCCCGCAGGCGGCCGTCCGGCTCGCGCGGCCAGTTGCCGTCCACGGTGAAGGAGGTGAGGCCCGCCCGTTCACTGTCCTCCACGGTCCCGTCGCAATCGAGGTCACGGGCGAAGGTATAGCCGTACCCCACCGTGCCGCTGGCCGCGAGGGTCACGGTGCCCAGGGTGCCGGGCCGGTAGAGGTGGGCATAGCGCACACGCCCCGGCGTTCCGGTTGCGCCCGGGGCGGCGGAGGTCAGGGAGGACGCCTCCACCACCCCGAAGTCGCGCGTCAGGTCGCGGCCTGAGGTCACGTCGAGCGGGAGCGGGTTGACGTTGCTCCCCGCGAAGTCCGCCGCAAGGGTAGCCGTCGTCCCGTTAGAGAACCCGGCCACGGGGCGGTCAGCGACGGTGAGGGCCGCAGACGGACCCCAGGCCGCGGGCCAGTACAGGGTGTAGCGGCCGTCTGTGCCGGTCGTGGCCGCACGCGACTGGCCCGCACCCGTCAGGCTGACGGTCACGCCAGGGGCGGGCGGCTCCTGGCCGTTCCGGCGCGCATCGTTCGGAACCCCTGCACCCAGTCCGTGGTCAGCGAACAGCAGACCGCGAACGCGGGCACCCTCGAAGAGACCGAAGTCCTGACTCGCAACCGGGGCCGCGTCGACGGTGACGGAGCGCATGCCGGATTCGGGCGTCACCAGGATCCAACCGGCGGGAGCGCGGGGCGTGGTGTCCAGAGCCGCCGCCGTCACGAGGACGCTGAAGGTGCCGCGCGGAACTTCCGCAAAGGTGTAAGCGCCGCTTCCGGCGGTCACGAGGACAGACTGCACGGTCCGTCCCCCCTGCACCAGGTTGACGTAGACGTTCGGGGTGCCGCTCCAACTTTCGCCCGCATCACGGGTGCCGTCCGGTTGCAGGTCGCGGTACACCGTGCCGCTCACCGGGCAGACGCGCGTGATGCCCGCCACACTGAAGACCGCCTGACCTATCTGAATGCCCAGCAGGTTCAGCAGCGGGTCGACCAGGCCACCCAGAACCGTACCCAGCACGGGCGTGAGGAGACCCGTCAACTGGCCCGTTAGCGGAGTCACCAGCCCGGTCAGGAGGGCGTCGGTGATGGTGCCGATGGGCAGCGGCAGGGGCAGGGTGCCGAGCAGCCTGACGTTCACCCCGCTGTTGACCAGGCTGACCTCCAGGTTGTTCAGGAGCGAGGTGACCAGGGCACTGGCCGACACTGAGCCGGAGGAAAAGGTGCGCGTCTGTGGAAAGGGCACCGTGTAGGTCTGGGTGAGAAGTTCGGGACGGCCGCTCGCCGTGCCGCGCAGTTGCACCCCCAGGTCCAGGGTGATGTCGGCAATCGGCAGGAGGGCGCTGACCCGCAGCGTGGCGGCGGTGGCGGGCGTCACGTCGGCGGAGGTCAGGAGGCGGGTGCGGTTGAAGAAGATGGGGTCCGGAATCTGGCCCAGGAAGAGGTTCACCAGCCCCGGCCGCGCCTGCAGGGTGACCGCGCTCGCCAGCAGGTCGAGGCCGCTGATGGTGCCCTCTGCCTGGGCGACCTCGACGTAGACGCTGACGCGCAGGGCGTCGAGCTGCTCGACCCGGACGTTGGTGGCATTCAGGGTCAGCCCGGCGAGGATGTTCGAGACGGCGGTCGTGAGGGCCGCCGTGTTCAGGCCGCTCGCCAGCGTCAGGTCGAGCTTGAGGCGGATGGCCGCCGTGTGGAAAGAGGAACCGACCCGGCCACACACGTACACCGGGGGTTCGACGACCTGAGCGTACACTCGCAGCGCGGCCACACCTGTCAGCCCCAGGGCGGCGGTGTTGACCTGTACGGGCGCGGGCGTGGTGGCGACGTTGCGGTGGTTGTAGAGCTGCACGGCACTCGTGATGAGATCGAGCACATCCAGCCCCACGTCGGTGAGTGCCCCCTGGGGAAACTGCACCGAGAGCAGGTCGGCGAGGCGGATGCTCCCGCCGAGGCCGCCCAGCGGCACCCGCAGCGTGTTCAGGGCGTTGACGAGGGCCGTGTTGCCGTCCGCCTGCGCCACATCGGCCAGGGCCACCAGCAACTGACCCAGGGTGATGTTCGTGCCCAGCACCTCGTCGGTGCTCGAGAGGTTGAGGTTGGCGCGCAGACGCTCCAGCAGGAGGGTCAGCCTCACGTCGCCTCCGGCCAGGGCGTTCCAGTCGAGCACGCTGAGCTGGACACCCGTGCCGGGCAGCAGGGCCTGCAACAGGGTGTTGAGCAGTGCACTCTGCCGGGAGTCCACACTCACCAACCGGGGTCCGGCAGCCACACACGCGCCGCTGCTGCACGCCTGCGCCTGTGCCTGGTTCATGCCCAGGATTCCCAGCCCCAGCAAACACAGGACGAAAAGAAGAATCCGTTTCAAGGGGTGCCTCCGCCGAAGTCGAGTCGAACGTGGAAGCCTGGCCTGGCCCCCTCGGTTAACCCGGAAAAGCCGCTCCAGGTGTAGCCGGCCACCAGCCAGACGGGGTCGGCCAGGCGATACCGGGCGTCCAGCCCCGCCGCCGCCGACCAGGTGTTGGCCGCAGGCTGCCACAGCAGGTAGCCGCTGGCGGTAACGCCGAAGGTTTTGGTCAGCAGGACGGTGGCCCCCAGGCCGAGTTGCACGCTGCTCGCCGCCGCATCGCCCAGCGGCAGGCGGTAGGCCAGACTGGGTTGCAGGTCGAGGGCGGGGCGCACCCGCAGGTTGGCCTGCACCTCGCCCTCCAGCACCCGCGTGGTGCCGCCCTGCACGCGGTGGTAGGTCAGCAGGGCGAAGGTGTCGCGCCGCAGGGCGTAGCTCACGGTGAAGCGGCCCTGGGGGGTGGGCAGCAGTTGTGCGCTCGCGTCCACAGAGAGGGTCTGCCCCTCCCCGAGCTGCCCCGCCGCCCCGCCCCGCAGCGTCAGGCGGCCCGCGCTCCCCGTGAAGCCGTACTCGCCGCCCAAGGTGGCGAAAAAGGTGGGCGTCTGGTAGCGCACGCCGGTCGTCAGGGTTCCGCCCAGCGTCCCGCTCCCCATGTCCCGCTCCAGCCCCGCGCCGACATTGGCGCTCCAACGCTCACTCAGGGTGAGCGGCACGTCCAGGCCGAAGCGCGCCCGGCTGGCCTCCCCGGATACGCCGGGCAACTGGTAGGTCACGTTGAAGTTGGAGGTGCCGACACGCTGGCGCAGACCAAGTTCGCCCGTCGCGCCCACGCCCCATTGCTGCCGCACCTGCGCTTCCGCCGTGAGACTGCTGGAAAGCTGGTAGGCCGCCACCACCCGCGTTTCCGCCGCGCGCCCGCCCAGCGGCTGCGCGTGCGTGACCTCCACCCGCCCTGGCCCCGCCTCATAGCGGGCCAGGCCCAGGGCACCGAAAGTCCCCGAGGACCAGTCGTAGTCGAAGCCCAGGCCCAGCGAGACCGGGCCGAAGCGCTGCTCCAGGGCCGCCTCGGTGCGGGCACCCGTGCTCTCGAAGCGCTGGCGCAGCGTGGCCTGGCGCACGCCGAAGCGGTAGGTCGCGCTCGCGGTGCCCAGGGTGCCCTCGGAGGGGGTCGAGCTGACGTTGGCCACGACACTGAAAGGCCCCTGCTGGCCGCGCAGGTCCACGGTCAGGCGGCCTTCCGGGTTCAGCGGGTCCTGCCGGTACCCGGCCTTCACGCTGAATTGCGGCGTGTCGTAGGCCGCCCCCACGCTGTAGGACCACCGCTGGAGGTGCGCGGCCCCGAACTCCACGGTCCAGGGACCGCGGCTGTACTGCGCCCCCACCCCCGCCGCGAGGACGTTGCGCCGGGCGGTGGCCGGAACATAGGTGACGATGAGGCGCACCGGCAGGAAGTCGGCGTCGTAGGGTCCCAGCGGCGCGGCCAGGACCAGGGTGCCCGCCGAGTCCAGCACGTACTCCTGTCCGGGCACCAGGACCCGGTCCCGCCCGCCGGAACGGACGACCACCCGCTCGCTGCCGGTGCGCGGGCCGAAGTTCAGGTGATAGAGGCTGCCGCCGGGGGTGAACTCCTCGACCTGGCTGTCCCCCGCGACCAGTCCGGCGAAGGCCTGCACCCGCAGGGGACCGCGCCGCTCGACGCGCAGGGCAGTGCCCACGGGCAGAGTCTCCAGACCGGGCACCCCGAGCGGGGCGGCGTAGTACCCCACGGTGAGGTCGGGGCGGTCGTAGCGCACCGCGAAGGCGTCGTCCGAACGCAGGGGGGTCTGGGCCTCGGTACTGCTGCCGGTGACGGGAAAACGCTGGAAGTCCTCCACGCCCGGCAGGCCGCCGGTGTCGACGGCGGCGCGCAGTTGCCCGCCTGCCAGCGGCGTCTCCAGGTAGCCGCGCGCGGAGCCGGTCACACCGAACTGCCCACCGGCCACCTGCACCCCGACACTGCCCTGACCCAGAGCCAGGGTCGAGCCGCCCGAGGGCGCGTAGAGCCGGGTCTCGGCGGTGAGGCTGCCCAGCGCCGCCCGCAGCGTGAATTCCCGCCCCGCGGCGAGGGGAGCCAGGGTCACGCGGGCCACGCCGCCGCGCAGCGCCACCTGATAGCCGCTTTCCAGCGGGGCGGCGTCAGGCGTGGTGGGTTCGAGGTCGGTGGAGACGGTCACGAAACCGTTGCCGCCCTCCGTGCCGCGGGCGTCCAGGGCGGCGATGTCCACCACCAGGGAGGAGTGCCCGTCCGCGACGAGCGAGACCGGGCGGAAGACCAGGCGGCGGGCCGTTCCCGCCACCGTGACCTCCAGGCGCTCGGTCTGGTCCCCGAAGCGGGCCTCCAGGGTGTTGACGCCTTCCTCCAGCGGTACGCCCACGAAGCCGAGGCGCACGCTGCCGGGCGTCTGCCCCGGCCCGCGCTCGCCCAGCAGGTCCTCGGGGACCTCTCGACCATTCACGCGCAGGCTGACCGGTTCGGAGGCAGGACCTTCCAGAGTGAT comes from the Deinococcus carri genome and includes:
- a CDS encoding SdrD B-like domain-containing protein, encoding MKRILLFVLCLLGLGILGMNQAQAQACSSGACVAAGPRLVSVDSRQSALLNTLLQALLPGTGVQLSVLDWNALAGGDVRLTLLLERLRANLNLSSTDEVLGTNITLGQLLVALADVAQADGNTALVNALNTLRVPLGGLGGSIRLADLLSVQFPQGALTDVGLDVLDLITSAVQLYNHRNVATTPAPVQVNTAALGLTGVAALRVYAQVVEPPVYVCGRVGSSFHTAAIRLKLDLTLASGLNTAALTTAVSNILAGLTLNATNVRVEQLDALRVSVYVEVAQAEGTISGLDLLASAVTLQARPGLVNLFLGQIPDPIFFNRTRLLTSADVTPATAATLRVSALLPIADITLDLGVQLRGTASGRPELLTQTYTVPFPQTRTFSSGSVSASALVTSLLNNLEVSLVNSGVNVRLLGTLPLPLPIGTITDALLTGLVTPLTGQLTGLLTPVLGTVLGGLVDPLLNLLGIQIGQAVFSVAGITRVCPVSGTVYRDLQPDGTRDAGESWSGTPNVYVNLVQGGRTVQSVLVTAGSGAYTFAEVPRGTFSVLVTAAALDTTPRAPAGWILVTPESGMRSVTVDAAPVASQDFGLFEGARVRGLLFADHGLGAGVPNDARRNGQEPPAPGVTVSLTGAGQSRAATTGTDGRYTLYWPAAWGPSAALTVADRPVAGFSNGTTATLAADFAGSNVNPLPLDVTSGRDLTRDFGVVEASSLTSAAPGATGTPGRVRYAHLYRPGTLGTVTLAASGTVGYGYTFARDLDCDGTVEDSERAGLTSFTVDGNWPREPDGRLRACALEVEVRVPAGQPTGTVDTATVTATLTWEGRPVQDPRGVTDTTAVTDQQAATLTKRVRNLTRHGAGSGLSSDAFPGERLEYCLDYRNLGVDPLTQLVLADHLTLPLQYVPGTLARDGVALTDQTGDDDGDVTGQQVVVRLAALNPGAGGSVCFQVTVP
- a CDS encoding SdrD B-like domain-containing protein, which produces MRTLSLTLCLLGSVAAQQVTNTASLHLNGGSLPSNTVELQRAPTCTPSLSVDGAAGTEGLLLDTPGTVFVPHTLRQGGAGGEITLSADVLPQAAWTPRLAVFLDADRDGRPDGEALTRLTLGAGEERPLLLAVSAGTRQTGTVRVQLSAACGSRRADGTPVEIRPRAGATPLLLNHSSAMREAEVGQPIPFTLTLRNPVDVPLPATIEAVLPDDATYLPRAGDGAPEVRGNTLLWTLTLPPGVSQVVTYHVQVLRHRGPQVTSVAVAQGMIAGRLVRSERAAATVALRAGVFDQRGTLIGQVFVDQNGNGRSDAADVPVRGARVLLANGTQTLTDARGQYTFRNLDPGSWLVGLDPATLPASPADGALRRAVDVAGLARADFALAPVTATVARATPAAPTLPPPQGLIRSPLRGAVVRDGNRTGITLEGPASEPVSLRVNGREVPEDLLGERGPGQTPGSVRLGFVGVPLEEGVNTLEARFGDQTERLEVTVAGTARRLVFRPVSLVADGHSSLVVDIAALDARGTEGGNGFVTVSTDLEPTTPDAAPLESGYQVALRGGVARVTLAPLAAGREFTLRAALGSLTAETRLYAPSGGSTLALGQGSVGVQVAGGQFGVTGSARGYLETPLAGGQLRAAVDTGGLPGVEDFQRFPVTGSSTEAQTPLRSDDAFAVRYDRPDLTVGYYAAPLGVPGLETLPVGTALRVERRGPLRVQAFAGLVAGDSQVEEFTPGGSLYHLNFGPRTGSERVVVRSGGRDRVLVPGQEYVLDSAGTLVLAAPLGPYDADFLPVRLIVTYVPATARRNVLAAGVGAQYSRGPWTVEFGAAHLQRWSYSVGAAYDTPQFSVKAGYRQDPLNPEGRLTVDLRGQQGPFSVVANVSSTPSEGTLGTASATYRFGVRQATLRQRFESTGARTEAALEQRFGPVSLGLGFDYDWSSGTFGALGLARYEAGPGRVEVTHAQPLGGRAAETRVVAAYQLSSSLTAEAQVRQQWGVGATGELGLRQRVGTSNFNVTYQLPGVSGEASRARFGLDVPLTLSERWSANVGAGLERDMGSGTLGGTLTTGVRYQTPTFFATLGGEYGFTGSAGRLTLRGGAAGQLGEGQTLSVDASAQLLPTPQGRFTVSYALRRDTFALLTYHRVQGGTTRVLEGEVQANLRVRPALDLQPSLAYRLPLGDAAASSVQLGLGATVLLTKTFGVTASGYLLWQPAANTWSAAAGLDARYRLADPVWLVAGYTWSGFSGLTEGARPGFHVRLDFGGGTP